A region from the Salidesulfovibrio onnuriiensis genome encodes:
- a CDS encoding ABC transporter substrate-binding protein, which translates to MNILSRFLAVCAAMLFLFALCACSEENADSLSRVKEAKEISFAMSGGYPPFNFYNSDNQLVGFDVDVAREVAKRLGVGFKPVTTEWSGIIEGLRAGAYDGILGSMAVTEQRLKVVNFSAPYYYSGAQLMIKKDAPYKTTAQLKGKVLGVVTGTTFAEDAAKLGANDVKLYKDDTQTLMELDSGVVDGVITDRVVGVTAMNTGKFDIAMLGSPLRSEDIAVAFRKGDDTLLHKVNEILAAMHEDNTLSGLSRKWLKTDITVQ; encoded by the coding sequence ATGAACATTCTGTCACGCTTTCTGGCCGTATGCGCGGCCATGCTCTTTCTGTTCGCCCTGTGCGCCTGCTCCGAAGAAAACGCGGACTCCCTGTCCCGCGTCAAAGAGGCCAAGGAAATCAGCTTTGCCATGAGCGGCGGCTACCCCCCGTTCAACTTCTACAACTCCGACAACCAGCTGGTGGGATTCGACGTGGACGTGGCCCGGGAAGTGGCCAAACGCCTCGGCGTGGGATTCAAACCCGTGACCACGGAGTGGAGCGGCATCATCGAAGGCCTGCGCGCCGGGGCCTATGACGGCATCCTGGGCAGCATGGCCGTGACCGAACAACGGCTCAAGGTGGTCAACTTCTCCGCGCCCTACTACTATTCGGGCGCACAGCTCATGATCAAGAAAGACGCTCCCTACAAGACCACGGCCCAGTTGAAGGGCAAGGTCCTCGGCGTGGTCACCGGAACCACCTTCGCGGAAGACGCGGCCAAGCTCGGCGCGAACGACGTGAAGCTCTACAAGGACGACACCCAGACCCTCATGGAACTGGACAGCGGCGTGGTGGACGGCGTGATCACCGACCGCGTGGTGGGCGTCACCGCCATGAACACCGGAAAATTCGACATCGCCATGCTGGGTTCCCCGCTGCGTAGCGAAGACATTGCCGTGGCCTTCCGCAAGGGTGACGACACCCTGCTGCACAAGGTCAACGAAATTCTCGCGGCCATGCATGAGGACAACACGCTTTCCGGCCTCAGCCGCAAATGGCTCAAAACGGACATCACGGTGCAATAA
- a CDS encoding helix-turn-helix domain-containing protein, which produces MEHDKTPLISPSDPGDVVEAWDDLVLFTDDTGTVVQSTGVPLGYLPVENPEGKALWRVLALEAESLEQTLKRFPPLQIHEISCCDGRSFLLRIIPLTRRLAPKGGYVAIATDNRPMEALYETYEERLEDNIAAWSDSITLFNALFDMAKDATLLVDESGTILTANAAALGTHSSEGRMLAGTPVENLLGKRFRASLKRAMHNLRPKDIRTEKVVALDSEGEAFPAEAILRKISFTDYSLFQLILHDLSTQEGLREDLRDKKAEVEQMNIALRQVIRSVEEERQELREHLTNQVKAQMLPALERIAKADTAEIREGYKNLIEEQLVDLADDGSGELDPELLRLSPREMEVCQLIQVGRSGKDIAEFLNMSFETVQTHRKNIRRKLGLRGSKTSLYKYLRQKPSLG; this is translated from the coding sequence ATGGAACACGACAAGACACCGCTCATTTCCCCCAGCGACCCGGGCGACGTGGTCGAGGCCTGGGACGACCTAGTCCTGTTCACCGACGACACGGGAACGGTGGTCCAAAGCACGGGCGTGCCCCTGGGCTACCTGCCTGTCGAAAACCCCGAGGGCAAGGCGCTCTGGCGGGTCCTGGCCCTGGAGGCCGAAAGCCTCGAACAGACCCTGAAGCGCTTTCCTCCCCTGCAGATCCACGAAATCTCCTGCTGCGACGGCCGCAGCTTCCTGCTGCGCATCATCCCCCTGACCCGGCGGCTGGCCCCAAAGGGCGGCTACGTGGCCATCGCCACGGACAACCGGCCCATGGAGGCCCTCTACGAGACCTACGAGGAGCGGCTGGAGGACAACATCGCGGCCTGGTCCGACTCCATCACCCTGTTCAACGCCCTATTCGACATGGCCAAGGACGCCACCCTGCTGGTGGACGAATCCGGCACTATTCTCACGGCCAACGCCGCGGCCCTCGGCACGCACTCCTCCGAGGGAAGGATGCTGGCGGGCACGCCCGTGGAAAACCTCCTGGGCAAGCGGTTCCGCGCCTCGCTGAAGCGGGCCATGCACAACCTGCGGCCCAAGGACATCCGGACGGAAAAGGTGGTGGCCCTGGACAGCGAGGGGGAAGCTTTCCCGGCCGAGGCCATCCTGCGCAAGATATCCTTCACGGACTACAGCCTGTTCCAGCTCATCCTGCACGACCTCTCCACCCAGGAGGGGCTGCGCGAGGACCTGCGCGACAAGAAGGCCGAGGTGGAGCAGATGAACATCGCCCTGCGCCAGGTCATCCGGTCCGTGGAGGAGGAACGGCAGGAACTGCGCGAGCACCTGACCAACCAGGTCAAGGCGCAGATGCTGCCCGCCCTGGAACGCATCGCCAAGGCGGATACGGCCGAGATCCGGGAGGGGTACAAGAACCTCATCGAGGAACAGCTCGTGGACCTGGCCGACGACGGCTCGGGCGAGCTGGACCCGGAACTGCTGCGCCTCTCCCCACGCGAGATGGAGGTCTGCCAACTCATCCAGGTGGGCAGAAGCGGCAAGGATATCGCCGAGTTCCTGAACATGTCCTTCGAGACCGTGCAGACCCACCGCAAGAACATCCGCCGCAAGCTGGGGCTGCGCGGCAGCAAGACCTCCCTCTACAAATACCTGCGCCAGAAGCCGTCTCTCGGCTGA
- a CDS encoding YitT family protein — protein MLSPALEERFRKITFGIPWNLFLLTLGSWLIAFSVKAIAVPHGLLTGGMSGLGLLVYYIVGGLTPGQWYFVLNVPVFVLGWVFISKRFFFYSLYGMVVSALFLDMITYTMPIQDVWLAVLACGSILGVGAGLTLRTLGSTGGSDILAVICKEKLNMSIATFEFWFNFLVFVVGFAWLNPHIMLYSIAMTFVTAVAIDYVMRMFGEREMVLIITDYPDAIVQGIFDRLDRGVTLLEGRGGYTGDRRQVVLTMVTSVQLKRLEELVYTVDPEAFTIMGSGFRVLGRGFSSRKVY, from the coding sequence ATGCTCAGTCCCGCGCTCGAAGAACGCTTCCGGAAGATTACCTTCGGAATTCCCTGGAACCTGTTCCTGCTCACCCTGGGGTCCTGGCTCATCGCCTTTTCTGTCAAGGCCATTGCCGTGCCCCACGGCCTGCTCACGGGCGGCATGTCCGGCCTGGGCCTGCTGGTCTACTACATCGTGGGCGGGCTGACTCCGGGCCAGTGGTACTTCGTGCTCAACGTGCCCGTGTTCGTGCTCGGCTGGGTCTTCATCAGCAAGCGTTTCTTCTTCTACAGCCTGTACGGCATGGTGGTCTCGGCCCTGTTCCTGGACATGATCACCTACACCATGCCCATCCAGGACGTGTGGCTGGCCGTGCTGGCCTGCGGCAGCATCCTGGGCGTGGGCGCGGGCCTGACCCTGCGCACCCTGGGCTCCACGGGCGGTTCGGACATCCTGGCGGTCATCTGCAAGGAAAAGCTGAACATGTCCATCGCCACCTTCGAGTTCTGGTTCAACTTCCTGGTCTTCGTGGTCGGCTTCGCCTGGCTGAACCCGCACATCATGCTCTATTCCATTGCCATGACCTTTGTGACGGCCGTGGCCATCGACTACGTCATGCGCATGTTCGGCGAACGGGAGATGGTCCTGATCATCACCGACTATCCGGACGCCATTGTCCAGGGCATCTTCGACAGGCTGGACCGGGGCGTGACCCTGCTGGAAGGGCGCGGCGGATACACGGGCGACCGTCGGCAGGTGGTGCTGACCATGGTCACCAGCGTGCAGCTCAAGCGGCTCGAGGAACTGGTCTACACCGTGGACCCGGAGGCCTTCACCATCATGGGCTCGGGCTTTCGCGTGCTCGGGCGCGGATTTTCATCAAGGAAGGTGTACTGA
- a CDS encoding YdbL family protein, protein MRSNKLVITLVTALLCLFAASAFAGGLKERMRDRLPAIEALKAQGVVGENNKGFLEFRAAPQQADLVNAENTDRTMVYKAIAAKNGTTPDVVGKLSAPKHAAQSPAGTWVQGEGGNWSQK, encoded by the coding sequence ATGCGCAGCAATAAACTCGTCATCACACTCGTCACGGCCCTGCTCTGCCTGTTCGCGGCCTCGGCTTTTGCCGGGGGCCTCAAGGAACGCATGCGGGATCGCCTCCCGGCCATCGAAGCCCTCAAGGCCCAGGGCGTCGTAGGCGAAAACAACAAGGGATTCCTGGAATTCCGGGCCGCGCCGCAGCAGGCCGACCTGGTCAATGCGGAAAACACGGACCGAACCATGGTCTACAAGGCCATTGCCGCCAAAAACGGCACCACCCCGGACGTGGTCGGAAAGCTCTCAGCCCCCAAGCATGCCGCCCAATCTCCTGCGGGCACCTGGGTACAGGGCGAGGGTGGCAACTGGTCCCAAAAATAG
- a CDS encoding YitT family protein → MSRFLASVRRFIPNAGSDLSYSVRWNLLLITLGALVVAVGTRSLAVPHSFIPIGVFGLASLLYYMGLPLTPGWINLLLNVPLFLFAWFKVSRRFFWYSAYAALVTSLFYELINIPIAIENELYAAVACGVFIGFGAGIVLRSLGSNGGMDVFAVYLFQRFNIGIGKTYLIFNVALFALSMFRLPLDLVVASLIMAFITSVLVDNTLAMFSQRKVVFIISEMTEAISRDIRRALNQSATFLRGVGARSRRDRDVLMTVINNVQLKKLEEITFSHDEKALFIVENTFSVIGSTFSKRKLY, encoded by the coding sequence ATGTCCCGGTTCCTTGCATCCGTACGCCGGTTCATCCCCAACGCAGGTTCGGACCTCAGCTATTCCGTCCGCTGGAATCTGCTGCTCATCACCCTGGGGGCCCTGGTGGTGGCCGTGGGCACCCGCAGCCTGGCCGTGCCGCACAGCTTCATCCCCATCGGGGTCTTCGGCCTGGCTTCGCTGCTCTACTACATGGGCCTGCCCCTGACCCCGGGCTGGATCAACCTGCTGCTCAACGTACCCCTGTTCCTGTTCGCCTGGTTCAAGGTCAGCCGAAGATTCTTCTGGTACAGCGCCTATGCCGCCCTGGTCACCTCGCTCTTCTACGAGCTGATCAACATCCCCATCGCCATCGAGAACGAACTCTATGCGGCCGTTGCCTGCGGGGTGTTCATCGGCTTCGGCGCGGGCATCGTGCTGCGTTCCCTGGGCTCCAACGGCGGCATGGACGTGTTCGCGGTCTACCTGTTCCAGCGCTTCAACATCGGCATCGGCAAGACCTACCTGATCTTCAACGTCGCGCTCTTCGCCCTGAGCATGTTCCGGCTCCCCCTGGACCTGGTGGTGGCCTCGCTGATCATGGCCTTCATCACCTCGGTGCTGGTGGACAACACCCTGGCCATGTTCAGCCAGCGCAAGGTGGTCTTCATCATCTCGGAGATGACCGAGGCCATCAGCCGCGACATACGCAGGGCCCTGAACCAGAGCGCCACCTTCCTGAGGGGCGTGGGCGCCCGCTCCCGCAGGGACCGCGACGTGCTCATGACCGTGATCAACAACGTGCAGCTCAAGAAGCTGGAAGAGATCACCTTCAGCCACGACGAAAAGGCCCTGTTCATCGTGGAAAACACCTTTTCGGTCATCGGCTCCACCTTCTCGAAACGAAAACTGTACTAG
- a CDS encoding intermembrane phospholipid transport protein YdbH family protein: MARRALMVLPWLLALLLGAGWFLASWTPGYLEKLVPELARDMGLPLTEFHIRRAGLFSADIGPVQLGERANGLRLSNVRVEYTPASLKAKRVNAVVIEGIQLHCQYGAQGLRIPLLESLNLATGSSGEQSSLLPLPFDQLVLGGAMLDLELEGRSLAIPLMASVEPGDTSIRFLARLRPRDQHIELDGVYTPGPETLSVQVTAQGLRLGAWADLLPAPVKGKADLKLDAVLKLGPFQTILDSLVATLDLSLKQPDLAALGLPLKDDVAFHADVTGTTADFTLSLAGVTLPGTLSARPEENGWRVALNAGQDDTVTLPLDGRQAAVSGLRVSLEGVAGADAADFLLKASSKGVAVGREHRTGALRLELPLAWPAPEKGSAGTVSVTGIRTGKHRVGSLKASLWQQGLGAGMKGRLSSGLLPGLRLDLQGNYAAETGAGKLNFESSYTLPTNYDPSGLVPALAGYTVGGTMNLEGEARFGPDGLESQAALYLSGGSLANAESNLSMTGIRLIFEMPDLTELRSAPAQFLAFDRMAAGNIAVTNGRAAFQLEPRGVLLVEGGGFDWAGGKVSCRAFRVVPGRPEYDVTLLCNELRLSEILGQLGLAKAQGYAALSGELPVTWKNGQISFNGGFLHSTPGEGGTIQVEGMQSLLDSIPKGTPQRGQLELAQAAVKDFEYKWVRIKADTVGKDLLLRLSLDGRPKSTLPFVYRKEIGGFIHIEGDMKGSNFQGLRLDVNFSLPLDRILLYKELIKMIE; the protein is encoded by the coding sequence ATGGCGCGCCGGGCCCTTATGGTCCTGCCCTGGCTCCTGGCACTGCTGCTGGGCGCGGGCTGGTTCCTGGCCTCCTGGACGCCGGGCTACCTGGAGAAACTGGTGCCCGAACTGGCCCGGGACATGGGCCTGCCCCTGACCGAATTCCACATCCGCCGCGCCGGACTCTTTTCCGCAGACATCGGCCCCGTGCAGCTGGGCGAGCGGGCCAACGGCCTGCGGCTCTCCAACGTGCGCGTGGAGTACACCCCGGCATCCCTCAAGGCCAAACGGGTCAACGCCGTGGTCATCGAGGGCATCCAGCTGCATTGCCAATACGGGGCGCAGGGGCTGCGCATCCCCCTGCTGGAATCCCTGAACCTCGCAACAGGCAGCTCCGGCGAGCAATCCTCGCTGCTGCCCCTGCCCTTTGACCAACTGGTGCTGGGCGGGGCCATGCTGGACCTGGAGCTCGAAGGCCGGTCCCTGGCCATCCCCCTGATGGCCTCGGTGGAGCCGGGCGACACCAGCATCCGCTTCCTGGCCCGTTTGCGGCCGCGCGACCAGCATATCGAACTGGACGGCGTATACACGCCCGGCCCGGAAACCCTGTCCGTGCAGGTGACCGCCCAGGGCCTGCGTCTGGGGGCCTGGGCCGACCTGCTGCCCGCCCCGGTCAAGGGCAAGGCGGACCTGAAGCTCGACGCGGTCCTCAAGCTCGGCCCGTTCCAGACCATCCTCGATTCCCTGGTAGCCACCCTGGATCTTTCCCTGAAGCAGCCCGACCTGGCCGCACTGGGCCTGCCCCTGAAAGACGATGTGGCGTTTCACGCCGACGTCACGGGAACCACGGCCGACTTCACCCTGTCCCTGGCGGGCGTAACCCTGCCGGGCACCCTGTCCGCGCGGCCCGAGGAAAACGGCTGGCGCGTGGCCCTGAACGCGGGACAAGACGACACCGTCACCCTGCCCCTGGACGGTCGGCAGGCCGCAGTTTCCGGCCTGCGCGTCAGCCTGGAGGGGGTTGCCGGGGCGGACGCCGCCGACTTTTTGCTCAAGGCCAGCTCCAAGGGCGTTGCCGTGGGCAGGGAACACCGCACCGGAGCCCTGCGCCTGGAGCTTCCCCTGGCCTGGCCCGCCCCCGAAAAGGGCTCGGCGGGAACCGTGTCCGTGACGGGCATCCGCACGGGCAAACACCGGGTGGGCTCCCTCAAGGCCTCCCTGTGGCAGCAGGGCCTGGGCGCGGGAATGAAGGGACGGCTCTCCTCCGGCCTCCTGCCCGGCCTGCGCCTGGATCTCCAGGGGAACTACGCGGCCGAGACCGGCGCCGGAAAACTGAATTTCGAATCCTCCTACACCCTGCCCACAAACTACGATCCCTCGGGCCTGGTCCCGGCACTGGCCGGGTATACCGTGGGCGGAACCATGAACCTGGAGGGCGAGGCGCGCTTCGGGCCGGACGGCCTGGAAAGCCAGGCCGCCCTGTACCTGTCCGGCGGCTCTCTCGCCAATGCGGAAAGCAACCTGTCCATGACCGGCATACGGCTCATCTTCGAGATGCCGGACCTCACGGAGCTACGCAGCGCCCCGGCCCAGTTCCTGGCCTTCGACCGCATGGCCGCGGGCAACATCGCGGTCACCAACGGCCGGGCCGCGTTCCAGCTGGAACCGCGCGGCGTGCTGCTGGTGGAGGGGGGCGGGTTCGACTGGGCCGGAGGCAAGGTCTCCTGCCGGGCGTTCCGCGTGGTGCCGGGCCGCCCGGAATACGACGTGACCCTGCTGTGCAACGAGCTGCGGCTCTCGGAGATCCTCGGCCAGCTCGGCCTGGCCAAGGCCCAGGGGTATGCGGCCCTTTCCGGCGAGCTGCCCGTGACCTGGAAGAATGGGCAAATTTCGTTCAACGGCGGATTTTTGCACTCCACCCCGGGCGAGGGCGGCACCATCCAGGTGGAGGGAATGCAGTCGCTCCTGGACTCCATTCCCAAGGGAACGCCCCAGCGCGGGCAGCTGGAGCTGGCCCAGGCCGCGGTCAAGGATTTCGAATACAAATGGGTGCGCATCAAGGCGGACACCGTGGGAAAAGACCTGCTGCTCAGGCTCTCCCTGGACGGCAGGCCCAAGTCCACCCTGCCCTTTGTCTACCGCAAGGAGATCGGCGGTTTCATCCACATCGAGGGCGACATGAAGGGGTCCAATTTCCAGGGCCTGCGCCTGGACGTGAACTTCAGCCTGCCCTTGGACCGCATTTTGCTTTATAAGGAACTGATCAAGATGATCGAATAA
- a CDS encoding YnbE family lipoprotein, translating to MKKSIVLAACAGLLCTGLLATGCSTSHRVEVAPVEVKPIHITIDVNVKVDKDLDDFFSDVYGPAEGQKEGTNAQQ from the coding sequence ATGAAAAAAAGTATCGTACTGGCCGCCTGCGCCGGGCTGCTCTGCACCGGGCTCCTGGCCACTGGCTGCTCCACCAGCCACAGGGTGGAGGTGGCGCCCGTGGAGGTCAAGCCCATCCACATCACCATCGACGTAAACGTCAAGGTGGACAAGGACTTGGACGACTTCTTCTCGGACGTCTACGGCCCGGCGGAAGGACAAAAGGAGGGAACCAATGCGCAGCAATAA
- a CDS encoding SAM hydrolase/SAM-dependent halogenase family protein, with translation MLSLGKKPTASRAIGLITDFGLADPYVGQVKAVLSRLAPGCPVVDICHGVQPFNILQGSFFLAASAPHFSRDAVLLSVVDPGVGSDRRIVVLRRDEQYFVAPDNGLLGLLLDEGGDLAAHDLSSAEEAVSKVSNTFHGRDVFAPITAWLASGGRPENLGPEIPVDSLVRLAGSRPEMHTGRARAHVLHVDHFGNCVLNLRAGCLGPLSGLTIRTPLGRELQAVDTYSDLPEGTPGLLEGSQGFMEIAVNRGSAARDFGLAIGDSVQLEWEA, from the coding sequence ATGCTTTCCCTCGGCAAGAAGCCCACGGCCAGCCGCGCCATCGGGCTGATCACCGACTTCGGCCTGGCCGACCCCTACGTGGGGCAGGTCAAGGCCGTGCTCTCCCGGCTGGCTCCGGGCTGCCCGGTGGTGGATATCTGCCACGGGGTGCAGCCGTTCAACATTTTGCAGGGCTCCTTTTTCCTGGCCGCCTCGGCCCCGCATTTCTCCCGGGACGCGGTGCTGCTTTCCGTGGTGGACCCCGGCGTGGGCTCGGACCGGCGCATCGTGGTCCTACGGAGGGACGAACAGTATTTCGTGGCCCCGGACAACGGGCTGCTCGGCCTGCTCCTGGACGAGGGGGGCGACCTGGCCGCCCATGACCTGTCCTCGGCCGAGGAGGCCGTGAGCAAGGTCTCCAACACCTTTCACGGCCGGGACGTGTTCGCACCCATCACGGCCTGGCTGGCCTCGGGCGGCAGGCCCGAGAACCTGGGCCCCGAGATTCCGGTGGATTCCCTGGTGCGGCTCGCAGGCAGCCGCCCGGAAATGCATACGGGCCGCGCGCGGGCCCATGTGTTGCACGTGGACCATTTCGGCAACTGCGTGCTCAACCTGCGCGCCGGGTGCCTGGGGCCGCTTTCCGGGCTGACCATCCGCACGCCCCTGGGCCGGGAGCTCCAGGCCGTGGACACCTATTCGGACCTGCCCGAGGGCACGCCCGGCCTGCTGGAGGGCAGCCAGGGCTTCATGGAGATCGCGGTCAACCGCGGTTCGGCCGCCCGCGACTTCGGGCTGGCCATCGGCGATAGCGTGCAACTGGAGTGGGAGGCATGA
- a CDS encoding amino acid ABC transporter ATP-binding protein — translation MQKSPVIEISGVNKWFGDHHVLKGIDLDVMPSDVVVVIGASGSGKSTLLRCVNYLESYDEGKIRISGDLVCGEDKFINALRARVGMVFQHFHLFPHMTVLGNVMEGPTQVRRMPKKQARELARHYLAKVGLEDKEEAYPETLSGGQKQRVAIARALAMEPEVMLFDEPTSALDPELVGEVLSVMKQLAEDGMTMMVVTHEMGFAREVADTVAFMDQGVILEQGCPDTIFDNPREPRTREFLGQIL, via the coding sequence ATGCAGAAATCACCGGTCATCGAAATCTCGGGCGTCAACAAATGGTTCGGCGATCACCACGTGCTCAAGGGCATCGACCTCGACGTCATGCCCTCGGACGTGGTGGTGGTCATCGGCGCCAGCGGCTCGGGCAAGTCCACCCTGCTGCGCTGCGTCAACTACCTGGAATCCTACGACGAAGGAAAAATCCGCATCTCCGGGGACCTGGTCTGCGGCGAGGACAAATTCATCAATGCCCTGCGCGCCAGGGTGGGCATGGTCTTCCAGCACTTCCACCTCTTCCCGCACATGACCGTGCTCGGCAATGTCATGGAAGGCCCGACCCAGGTGCGCAGGATGCCCAAGAAGCAGGCCCGCGAACTGGCCCGCCATTACCTGGCCAAGGTCGGGCTGGAGGATAAGGAAGAGGCCTATCCGGAAACCCTTTCCGGCGGCCAGAAACAGCGCGTGGCCATCGCTCGCGCCCTGGCCATGGAGCCCGAGGTCATGCTCTTTGACGAGCCCACCTCGGCCCTGGATCCGGAACTGGTGGGCGAAGTTCTCTCGGTCATGAAGCAGCTGGCCGAGGACGGCATGACCATGATGGTGGTCACCCATGAAATGGGATTCGCCCGCGAGGTGGCCGACACCGTGGCATTCATGGACCAGGGGGTCATCCTGGAACAGGGATGCCCGGACACCATTTTCGACAATCCCCGCGAACCCCGCACCCGGGAGTTCCTGGGACAAATCCTTTAA
- a CDS encoding adenosylcobinamide-GDP ribazoletransferase, protein MKQLRIFLNTLGFMTRLAPARVVPEEEIFKSMPVMPLIGVVLGAVLALPWKLGLLAGQPWIQAWLLVILNAWLTRGLHYDGLSDIFDAVTAHTSRERFWEVVKDSRCGVFGVLALVLFVAGQLLLFHALLEARLYAAVGFVFVFGRFGCVSFGYFAKHLARPGLGKLLMDGATFNGSLLALLFTAAVGFYCLPLWSLLLCFGFLTATHYPLYNLAERVGGANGDFLGAAVMLAELAAMLAVVVLL, encoded by the coding sequence ATGAAACAGTTACGCATCTTTTTGAACACCCTGGGGTTCATGACCCGGCTGGCCCCGGCCCGCGTGGTGCCCGAGGAGGAGATCTTCAAGTCCATGCCGGTCATGCCGCTCATCGGCGTGGTACTGGGCGCGGTCCTGGCCCTGCCCTGGAAGCTGGGCCTGCTGGCGGGACAACCCTGGATCCAGGCCTGGCTGCTGGTCATCCTCAATGCCTGGCTCACGCGCGGCCTGCATTACGACGGGCTCAGCGACATCTTCGACGCGGTCACGGCCCACACCAGCCGGGAACGCTTCTGGGAGGTGGTCAAGGACAGCCGCTGCGGCGTGTTCGGGGTCCTGGCCCTGGTCCTGTTCGTGGCCGGGCAGCTGCTCCTGTTCCACGCCCTGCTCGAGGCGCGGCTCTATGCCGCCGTGGGATTCGTGTTCGTGTTCGGTCGCTTCGGGTGCGTGTCCTTCGGGTATTTTGCCAAGCACCTGGCCCGGCCCGGCCTGGGCAAGCTGCTCATGGACGGGGCCACCTTCAACGGCTCGCTCCTGGCCCTGCTGTTCACCGCAGCCGTGGGCTTCTACTGCCTGCCGCTCTGGAGCCTGCTGCTCTGCTTCGGGTTCCTCACGGCCACCCATTATCCGCTCTACAATCTGGCCGAGCGGGTGGGCGGGGCCAACGGCGATTTTCTGGGCGCGGCGGTCATGCTGGCGGAGCTTGCGGCCATGCTGGCCGTGGTCGTGCTTTTGTAG
- a CDS encoding amino acid ABC transporter permease: MYFDISSLPKYLPYFLPAAWMTLKVSALGILLGLGLGLGTSFLRISANPLLRLPARGYIYIIRGTPLLLQLLFIYFGLRSLAGFSALTSAVLALGVHNGAYIAEIFRGAIVSISNGQMEAARSLGMSYSRTMIRIILPQAFKRAIPPLGNQFIIALKDSSLASTITINELLLKSQQLASSNFMMMEMLFIAALFYLIYTAMFSWLFHRIENRLDVSAA; the protein is encoded by the coding sequence ATGTACTTCGACATCAGCTCGCTCCCGAAGTATCTTCCCTACTTCCTGCCCGCAGCCTGGATGACCCTCAAGGTCTCGGCCCTGGGCATCCTGCTCGGACTCGGGCTCGGGCTGGGAACTTCGTTTCTGCGCATCTCCGCCAACCCCCTGCTGCGCCTGCCCGCGCGGGGCTATATCTACATCATCCGCGGCACCCCGCTGCTGCTGCAACTGCTGTTCATCTATTTCGGGCTGCGCAGCCTGGCCGGATTCAGCGCCCTCACCTCGGCCGTGCTGGCCCTGGGAGTCCACAACGGGGCCTACATCGCGGAGATCTTCCGAGGGGCCATCGTCTCCATTTCGAACGGGCAGATGGAAGCCGCCCGCAGCCTGGGCATGTCCTATTCCCGGACCATGATCCGGATCATCCTGCCCCAGGCCTTCAAGCGGGCCATCCCGCCCCTGGGCAACCAGTTCATCATCGCGCTCAAGGACTCGTCCCTGGCCAGCACCATCACCATCAACGAACTGCTGCTCAAGTCCCAGCAGCTGGCCTCGTCCAACTTCATGATGATGGAGATGCTCTTTATCGCGGCCCTGTTCTATCTCATCTATACCGCCATGTTCAGCTGGCTCTTCCACCGCATCGAGAACCGCCTGGACGTGAGCGCCGCCTAA